The Coffea arabica cultivar ET-39 chromosome 3c, Coffea Arabica ET-39 HiFi, whole genome shotgun sequence genome contains a region encoding:
- the LOC140037901 gene encoding uncharacterized protein, translated as MRLNPSPIILPACRLPNPGEAVNHLQRGGGCVGKPLYLDSATITGTRPGVARVCVEVDLLKHICSRVWVAVEEEVGFWQKIVIENLPNYCNNCWRLDNLAGECKKAGYTEVVRFLSKGKHGRRDKQREQPCVGSAADEEGNRTQDGVLVLLGASENTNPAAAIAAPTSNSDGDGGDRPAQENSDGAAGGNAWRKRWLKRRFLAQPWHNRGLGFLFCWGRMGMQWINLCAKSCVYGRVAWLTMEGEEKTVRKRRAVRMKERLQTSEVEGYTGDLSFGQAATLVAICEPKLDVVNIESIRLRLSFDAVMVNLSEDIWVFSRLSFICSIAGNSSQHISLLLHHPWLPHALRFSFVHAKCTLEERWELWQALLLEKPCSQPWCICRDFNVVISPQVKKGGHPFGNLEGLELMSFMENAEIFDMRFSGPNFTWCNNRHNRARIWKRLDRLLVNVECSDLP; from the exons ATGCGGCTAAATCCTTCGCCCATTATTCTCCCAGCCTGCCGACTCCCCAATCCAGGTGAAGCAGTCAACCACCTACAAAGGGGAGGCGGCTGTG TGGGAAAGCCTCTCTATCTGGACTCGGCAACAATAACAGGAACAAGACCTGGTGTGGCTAGAGTTTGCGTGGAGGTGGACTTGCTCAAACATATTTGTTCAAGGGTGTGGGTGGCTGTTGAAGAAGAGGTAGGGTTTTGGCAGAAAATTGTGATTGAAAACCTACCCAACTATTGCAACAATTGCTGGAGGTTGGACAATTTGGCAGGGGAGTGCAAGAAAGCTGGGTATACTGAGGTGGTTAGGTTTCTGAGTAAGGGTAAACATGGTCGACGAGATAAGCAACGTGAACAGCCTTGTGTTGGGTCTGCTGCGGATGAGGAAGGAAACCGAACGCAGGATGGCGTTTTGGTGCTCCTTGGGGCTTCAGAAAATACCAATCCAGCGGCGGCAATAGCAGCCCCAACAAGTAACTCGGATGGTGATGGAGGAGACCGCCCAGCACAGGAGAACTCTGATGGGGCGGCAGGGGGCAATGCATGGAGGAAGCGTTGGTTGAAGAGGAGATTTTTAGCCCAGCCATGGCACAATCGTGGTCTAGGATTCTTGTTTTGTTGGGGAAGGATGGGCATGCAATGGATCAACCTATGTGCCAAATCTTGTGTCTACGGGAGGGTAGCATGGCTGACCATGGAAGGGGAGGAGAAGACGGTGCGGAAGAGGAGAGCTGTGAGAATGAA AGAAAGGCTTCAAACAAGTGAAGTTGAAGGGTACACGGGCGATCTTTCCTTCGGACAGGCAGCTACG TTGGTGGCTATTTGTGAACCAAAACTAGATGTTGTTAACATAGAATCCATTCGTTTAAGATTATCTTTTGATGCTGTAATGGTAAACTTGTCGGAAGACATTTGGGTGTTTTCTAGATTATCGTTTATTTGTTCTATTGCTGGGAACTCTTCCCAACACATCTCACTCTTGTTGCACCACCCGTGGTTACCACATGCCTTGCGCTTCTCTTTTGTGCACGCCAAATGCACATTGGAAGAGCGATGGGAGCTGTGGCAAGCCTTATTGCTTGAGAAGCCCTGCTCCCAACCATGGTGTATCTGCCGGGATTTCAATGTGGTTATATCTCCCCAGGTAAAAAAAGGTGGCCATCCTTTTGGCAACTTGGAGGGATTAGAGCTTATGTCCTTTATGGAGAATGCTGAGATATTTGACATGCGATTTTCTGGCCCTAACTTCACGTGGTGCAACAATCGCCACAATAGGGCTAGGATCTGGAAGAGATTGGACAGACTACTAGTTAATGTGGAGTGCTCAGATTTACCATGA